The Clostridia bacterium sequence GGAGTAGAGAATGTTACCACAACAGATAGCGTTGAAGTTGCGATAGATACATTTATTGGCGAAAAGAAGGAATGCGTAATAACGGCTAAGTCTTTCAACAATATTATGGAAAGCTATGTTGCAACATTTACATATACGCAGGCAGAGCTATATATAAATTCTAGCGTGCCAACAGGAAGAATGATTACGCCTACTAGGGCGATATCTTTTGTTGCAACTTATGCCGAAGCCACAGTTCAATATCAAATAACCTACCGATATGGCAAGGACGATGCAACAACAGAAGGCTGGGCAAATTACACTAAACCATTACTTTTTGCTGATAAAGCAAGTTTCCCAATATTGATTGCTACAAAAGCTGACGCAGCTGGTGGCTATTTAGCAAGTCCTACCATTCTTTTCTTATATCATTACAGCGACAACCTTGAAGTGTTTAACTTATATTATGGTCAATTACACTCTCATACTGGCGATAGCGACGGAACAGGCACAGTTTCGGGCGCTTACGACTATGCGGACAATATCGCTGACGTCGACTTCCTCGCCGTTACCGACCACTCAAACTATTTTGACACTAAAAATGATTCCAAAGAAGTAAATACAACTGCGGATAAGTGGGTAAAAGGGTTGCAAGCGGCAAAAGACGCAACCGACGAAGAATTTGTAGGCTTGTATGGCTATGAAATGACTTGGAGTGGCGGGCCGGGTCACATGAATACTTATAATTGCAACGGTTTTGTAAGTAGAAATAGTAGCATATATAACAATAAAACAAATGACATAGGGCTACAAGAGTATTACAAGCTTCTTACCACAGAGGCTATGAGAGGTAGCGTTTCGGCGTTTAACCACCCCGGCAAAACATTTGGTACTTTCTCAGACTACGCTTACTATAATCCTCTATACGACGAAATGATTACTATGATTGAAGTAGGCAATGGCGAAGGCGAAGTCGGCAGTGGTATGTATTTCCGTAGTTACGAGGAATATTGGAAAGCGCTTGATAAAGGTTGGCACGTAGCTCCCACTAATAACGGCGACAACCATCAAGGCAAATGGGGCAACTCAAACACTGCACGTACGGTTATACTATCGACAGAATTAACTGCCGAAGGGTTGTATAAGGCTCTACGCAATATGAGAGTTTACTCAACTGAGGAAGCGGACTTACAAATAGATTATAGACTTAACGGTAACGCTATGGGCAGTATATTGTACGAGAGCGATATTGTTGACGATATTAATATAACTGCAAAAATAGTCAATCCAAGCGGAACAAATATCAAAAGAGTTAGTGTTATCGTAAACGGCGGTAAAGAAATCGGCGTAGTAGATGATATCGGCAAGAGTAGCTATGACTATACATTAAATTGTAAGGCAGGCGAATATACTTATTTCTACTTAAAGGTTGAGTTAGAAAATGACCATTTAGCCGTTACTGCTCCTGTTTGGGTAGGCGAAGTTGAAAAAATCGGTATTTCTAGCTTTGAATCGGATACATTTATGCCAGTTAAAGGCGAAGAAATGAATCTTTCCGTTACCATCTTTAATAATGAAACCGAAAACTTAATTATTGACTCTGTGGAATTTAGGAAAGGGGATTATCCTATTGGTATACTTGGAGAATCGATTGTACCTCAGGGAAAATTAATGACATTTTCAATAGGATATGCGCCTACTTTCGCCGGCGAAACAAAATTTGAAGTGCATATTACCGGTCACATCGGTACAAATGTAAGAAAATATTTCACTTCTTTTAAAACTACCGTTCGAGACGGCGCTACGCTAAAAACAATAGGAATTGACGCAGCTCACCAAAACGACTACGTAGCCGGTAATTACAAGAATAGCATTACCAACTTTGCCGAAATGGCGGGGACAAATGGCGCTAGGGTTGTTATGCTAAGACAAATAACTGCGCAAACGCTTGCTAACGTTGACGCATTGATACTAACGCCTCCTTCAAGGAGAGAGTCAAAAATCGACCTTGACGGCAATCCAACAAAATTGCAGTCTTATCTGCCCGAAGAACTTACGGCGATTAAAGATTGGTTAGTTAAAGACAAGGTTATTATTATTTGCGGATTAGCCGATTACAGCGATAAAAAAATAACCCAAGGTATGGACACTACACCGTATCACGCCGCATATCAAATGAACTTAGTTTTAGATATTATTGGCGCAAACACACAAATTGAAGACGACGAAGTTTTAGACGATAAAAATCACTCGGGAGACCAAGCGTTTAGGCTAAAATTTAAAAACTATAATATGGATAGCCCGTACCTTAAAGGCGTAAATCCAGCCCAAGAATATAGTTTCTATTCGGGTTGCTCAGTTAAAATTAAAGACGAAACTAAGGTTGAAACATTAGTTTCTACCTGGGATACTTCTTACACTATTGACTCCGACCGTGATAAGCTAGGCGGAGATAAAGTTCCAAGCCAAAGACCTGTTTTAACTGTCGAAACGCTTGCAAATGGGGCGACTGTATTTACGGCAGGTTCGGCGTTTATGTCAAACTTTGAAGTTTCCGTTCAAATGGATAACGCTACAACTTTGCCATATTCAAACTCAAATATCTGTTTTAACATTATTAGAAAGATTGCGCCTCCTCAACCTAAGGCAATTAGCGAAATTAAAATGGGGTTAGAAGGTGAAATATTTACCGTACAAGGTATTGTTACGTCTAACGCAAGCGGTTATGATAGGGAAACAGCATTCTTTGACTGCATATATATACAAGATAATAGCGGCGGACTTAACTTATTCCCTGTTTCGGGTAACTATTGCGCAGGCGACCTAATTATGGCGACAGGCAAAGTGTCTAGCTATAACGGCGAAGTGCAAATGGAAGTTACCTCAACCGAACTTATTCAAAAAGAATTCTCTGTGCCAAATCCTAAAAAGATGTCGGCAGAGGAAGCCTCGCTTAAAGAGAACGTAGGCTGGCTTGCTAAGGTAGAAGGTATTGTAAGCAAAGTAACGTTTAAAGAGAATTTGCTCGAAAGTTTTGTGCTTGACGGCAAGGCTCTTGTATGGTTAGACGGATATATCACGCCCGGTGTTGACTTAAATTGGATTAAGAATGGTATGACCGTAAGCGTTGAAGGTTTAACTTCTATGACGGCAAACAAAGAGTCGGGCGAAAGATTTATTTCAAGAATAAGAATAGCCGACCGCAATACAATTAAATTTATTAGGGGAGCGTTAACTACCCCAACATTAGTAATAGAATCTATGACCAAGCACGCTATAACTATCAAGGCTGTGCCGGGCGCAGAATATTCTATTGATAAAGGTAAAACTTGGCACGATAGCAACGTCTTTACCGACTTAGACCCTAACACTAACTATATTTGCGTTATTCGTATGAAAGCAACCGAGAATGAAAATGCTTCTTCGCCTAGCGAATTTGAGATAGTAACCACAAAGAGTAAAGCAGGGACTGTTGAGGTAATATTGATAGTTTCGGCAGTTGTAGTTGTAGCCGGAGGCGGTGTAGCGGTAACGCTTGTTGTGCTTAAAAAGAAAGGTAAACTTAAAGGTAAGGTATAGAAATATATCAAAGCTATATAATTTTAGGAGGAAAAATAATGAAAAAATTTAGACTATTGCTAGCATTAGTTCTTGTATTTGCATTAGCGTCAACTTTGGTTGCGTGCGGACAAATATACACAATCACCTTTGACAGTCAAGGCGGTACGGAAACAATTGCAATTAAAGTTGAAGAAGGCAAGCTTGCAACTAAGCCTGCCGATCCAACAAAGGTCGGTTTCACATTCGGCGGATGGTATCTAGAATCTACATTTACCACGCTATATGATGATTGGACCAAACCTGTAACTAAGGATATCACTTTGTACGCAAAGTGGACGCCGATTGAAGTTTCTTATACAATAACTTTCAATAGCAATTTAGGTAGCGCAGTAGAAAACATCGTTGTTAAGTCTGGTCTTACGGCGACTGCTCCCGCTAATCCAACTCGTGAAGGTTATGAATTTGACGGCTGGTATACCGATATGCTATTTACTAATCAATATGATTGGTCGACTGCTGTAACCGCCGACATTGAGCTACTTGCTAAATGGAATAAGATTTCTTACGTAATTACATTTGATTCGCAAGAAGGGTCTAACGTAGCGAAATTAACTATTGATTATAACGCAGTAGCGACCAAGCCGGCTGACCCAACTCGTGAAGGTCACATATTTAGGGGTTGGTTTACCGACAATCAATTTACAACCGAATATAATTGGGCAAGCGTAGTTACTGCCGATATGAAGTTGTTCGCTAAGTGGGAAAAAGCTACTTACAGCGTTACATTTGTGCTTAACGACGGTGTAATCAATGCAGGTGGCGTTACTCAATATGTTTATGGTTCAACAACCACTCTACCTACTGACGTAACCAAACTAGATAGCAAGTTTGGCGGTTGGTATGCAAATGAAAAGTTTGACGGCGCTCCCATTTTAACAATCAACCCAAGTGACGTAGGCGACAAAACTTACTACGCTAAATGGGAAGAAAATCTTGGTAATTTATCTTCATACATAGAAGGATTTGAGAATTCTACGTTGTTGCCATTACCCGGAAAATATGGTTCTTACTCTAATCGTCCAGACGTTAAACTAGGTCAATTTAGTTGGTCAATTTCAGCTAGTACTGTAAATAACGACGCTAATGATAGAAAGTTTGGCGACACAAGCGCAAGACTACGTGGTAGTAACAAAGACGAAACTAACCCAAATAAAATCGAATTAAATACTTATGTAAATGGTTTAATTCAAATTACCTTTATGTACGGTTCTTATAGCGGACACGAAGGCGGAATTATTCACGTATATTATCAAGTTGAAGGTTCGCAAGTTTGGGTAGAGCTAGGTAGCGTAACGGCATTAAAGTGGGCTGATATAAACGAAATGTCGCTTGCAAAATTTACTATTCCTGTTGAAGCAAGGACACAAAATATTCGCTTTAAGATTGAGAAAGAAATCAATACCACTAAGTCTACTTCGGTAAGTATTGATAATATTACAATGAACTTCTTAGCTGACGCTTATAGCGTAGTATCTTATGAAACTAACGGGGGCGGTTACATTGATTCGGCATTATTAGCAAACAACGCTGTTTTAACTAAACCTGTTGACCCGATTAAAGAATTACACGGATTTATGGGTTGGTTTACCGACGATAAATTTACCACAGCGTACGACTTTGCTAAGCCAGTTACCGCAAGTATGAAACTTTTCGCTAAGTGGGAAGCATATACGGTACAATCTTTAACGCTTAGTTTGACTAATGTAAAAGTTAAATTCTATCCTACGCAGGCATTTGAGTATGATAACCTAATAGTTACCGCTCATTATAGCAATAATCAAGATGTAGTTGTAACGAACTATGTAATTAAAATATTTGACAGCGCTAACGTTGAAGTAACAGACTTTTTAGCAGCAGCAGCCGGAACTTATACTGTCAAAATTACTTTTGCCGAAGGTGAAACATCATATACAATTACTAAATATGCAGAAGCAGCTCCTATTTATGACGTAACATTTGTTAAATATGATGGCACGACTGACAAGATAGTAAAAGTTTCGCAAGGCGAATTCGCAAGCGTTGCAGACCCTGTATGCGAAGGCAAAATGTTTATGGGTTGGTTTACCGACGCTACTTGTTTAACGCTTGCCGACATAACAACTGTTGAGATTACCGCTGCAACATCATTCTACGCTTTGTGGTTAGATAAGTATGTTCAGGACTTTGAGAATGCTAGTTGGGATTCTTTCAGTTATAATAATCGTAGTGTTGCCGACCTATTAATTTGGTCTGTTTCTGGTTCAGTCAATCGTACAGACGTTAAGGACCACAAGATTGGAACTGGCGCATTAAGACTTCGTTCTAACACTAAGGATGCTTCAAATATCAATAGATTAGAGCTAACTAACTATATCACAGGCGTAAAGACTATAACCTTCTCTTATGGCAGTTATGGCACGCATAAGGACGGAGATATAGCGCTTTATTACCAAATTAAAGGCACAACTACTTGGACAAAAGTTGGCGAAAGCCTTATAGTTGCCGCTTGGGACGACCCAACCGGATTAGTATTAGCCAAATTTGACGTATCGGCAACCGCAGGTCAATCAGTTAGATTTAAGATTGAAAAAGCAATATTTGATGGCGGAAGTTCGGTAAATATTGATAACTTAACATTCTGGGCTTGTGGCATAGCTCAATTACCAGCCGGAACAGGCGCAAATAGCAGTGGGCAAGTTGATACTGTTATTAATACCGCTATTCTAAATGACAAAGCAACATTAATGTGCAAGAAATGCAGAGCATTAACCACTGGTAAGTAAGTTAATTAATAAATTTAAATTATTATAAAGCAGGTTTAAATTTTATAACAATTTAGCTTAGATTAAAAATTTACCCTTAGGAAATTTCCTAAGGGTATTTTTTATTATGATTTGTCAGTTTTTGGGCTTTATAAATCTAGGGTAAACTATTAAATTGTGTCAGTAGCGGTTTTAGGAGCTACTTCTTAGACTTAATTGACCTTTTTAATTGCGGACTATACAAATCGCTATTGTAAAACTAATTTTTTAAAAATTTAATTCTTGCAATTAGTATCGCCGTTAATTTGACAGTCAACTGCGCTAAGTTTCATATTGAGAATAGACTCTAACAGCGTTATTGCATTTGTCATATCGGCAACGCTCTTGTTTAAACATAGAAGTTGTTGCGGAGTTACGTTAGGCATAGCTATAACTTTTTGTATTTTTGCGCCTTCTGCATTAGCGATTGCGCCAAGAGCGGTTTCTTGTAGAGCTATTGACTCAATTAAGTCATTTATTTGTTGACGGTAATTGTTTGTAAATATTACGGTGTTAGCAGAATTGCTTGCGCTGTTTCCGGTCGCTCCGCCTACATTATTTGGGTTTACGGTGTAGACAAAATTTGCTTTGGCTACGTTTGCTATGGGGTTAGGGTTAGGTATTACTGTCACTTTAACTTGATAGCTAATTGTAACTGTTTGACCGGGTAGAATGTCGCTAGTAAGGGTAATAGAAGGCAGTGTCCCCGTATACGGAACGCTTACGTTGAGCGAACCGGCAACATAAGTTGTTCCTGAGGCAATAGGGTCGGTTATTACTACGTTGTCGGCAGGGACATTTCCCGTATTGGTTACAGCTATATTATAAGTTATTGTGTCACCGATATAACCAATGCTTTGGCTTGCCGTTTTTACAATGGATAATTTAGCGGTTGAAACCGGAGTTAGGACTGTATTGCTGTTTCCATTTGCCGTTACGCCGTTAGGAAGACTGGGGTCAACGGTATATGCGTAATCTACTTTTGCTGTATTAGGAATAGGGTTGACTACTGGGGCAGAATTAGCAATCTTTACCTTAAAGGTAATAGTAACAGTTCCGCCTGCCGGGATTGGATTGGTTAGAGTTATTGCGCTAGTCGGGTCGCCTGTAAACGGAGCGGTAGATGTTGTAGAACCTGCTACATAAGTTGTTCCGCTTGGAATAACGTCAGTTACCACTACATTATTTGCGGGAACATTGCCAGTGTTTTTTAGGTTAATGGTGTAGGTTAGAGTGTCGCCAAACTGCGCAAAAGACGGAGTTACCGACTTGACTACGTTACCAGCCGTTGTTAAATCAGCGTAGTTTACTTGGGTAGAAACAGGGTTAGTGCTACCAGAAGTTCCGCCGGGAACTACCGCCGATGCGATGTTTACTATTGGATTATTTACCGGCGCACCGCTGTTTACTTGTACTTGATAAGTTGCCGTTACCGTGCTGTTTGCCGGCATTGTAAGAGTTAGTCCGCTAGCAGGGGTTGTGCCTGTATATGGTACGCTTACAACAAGGTTGCCTATATACGTTGTTCCAGCCGGAGTAGGGTCGGTAAACACGACGTTAGCAAGCGGATAATTGTTAGGGTTAATACCGGTAACCGTATAGGTTAATACATCTCCCGGCTTAGCGAATGTTTTATCTACGCTCTTTTTAAAGATTGGCGGAGCGGAATTAAGAATTGTATACTCAATAATATCTCCAAGTATGGGTGTGACATTAATTGGCAGGCTACCAGTTGGAGGAACAGTTCCGCCGGCGCTAAGGTTTACCGCAGATATTGTTTGAGTGTAAGCGGATAGAGGGCTAACGCTACCCGGAGCCATTTGCTCTTTAATAGTGTAAGTGTTTCCTGCAAGACCGTATACTACTGCGCAAGGCGATTGCATACCGTCTACCGAACCCGTAGTTGTAATTTGGCTATTAGGAGTTCCGGCAATGTCAATAACAAATTGGTCGGCAGAATTAATTCGGTCGCCGATATTTTTACAAACTTTAATTTTTGTTACCGCAAAACCTACGGCAATGCCTTCTCTACCAAAAGAAGAAAGCGAAAGTGTGGTAGGAGCTAGCGAAGTTAAGACATTTGAAGCAGCAAGCCCTTGATTTAAGCCTGTAATAACCACAGTGTTAGTTCCAACGCCAGCAATCGCAGGTGGATTACCGCCAATAGTAGTTAAAAGAGTCCAAGGCGAGCCATTAGTTATAAAGGTTAAATTCTCGGTATATTGCGGGAAAGAATTTGTGCTTTCGGCGTCTGCGGCGACTGCGGTATAGTTGGTTATTGGGTTACCGCTAGGGTCTTTTACAACAATATTTTCTAGCACCAAAACGCTAGGAGAGCCATACGCAGGTAGAAGAGGCGTACGCATAGTTACATTACCCAAAATACCAGTATAGCCTGTTGGCCCGAAATAACTAAAACCGGGAGGCGCAGTGGGTAGAGCCGTATATGGAACAAATGAAGTTGGAAGCGATTTAATGTCAAACGTAACCGT is a genomic window containing:
- a CDS encoding CehA/McbA family metallohydrolase, yielding MTKFVKLYSKRLLSMLIVLILLLGIGFSQGLIFAFPEDEVFEIYVFGNKSKGDYPAPFVATSGILKEKGTLTLSSNPKIITCNADGYPSGNGFDDGELAWLMAISTEGYANITIKECNMRSSSGAPRDFKVFASLDGKVWEDIAQCKKLPDGEMIKVLSDVKLPSTYDNQKTVYLKWAMSSAVSAGNSSISTTGTNRFGATVITAIEYRPEGMPRKVVSDIKSGEVPKGKVVTLSCEKGSIIKYSVNGGVENVTTTDSVEVAIDTFIGEKKECVITAKSFNNIMESYVATFTYTQAELYINSSVPTGRMITPTRAISFVATYAEATVQYQITYRYGKDDATTEGWANYTKPLLFADKASFPILIATKADAAGGYLASPTILFLYHYSDNLEVFNLYYGQLHSHTGDSDGTGTVSGAYDYADNIADVDFLAVTDHSNYFDTKNDSKEVNTTADKWVKGLQAAKDATDEEFVGLYGYEMTWSGGPGHMNTYNCNGFVSRNSSIYNNKTNDIGLQEYYKLLTTEAMRGSVSAFNHPGKTFGTFSDYAYYNPLYDEMITMIEVGNGEGEVGSGMYFRSYEEYWKALDKGWHVAPTNNGDNHQGKWGNSNTARTVILSTELTAEGLYKALRNMRVYSTEEADLQIDYRLNGNAMGSILYESDIVDDINITAKIVNPSGTNIKRVSVIVNGGKEIGVVDDIGKSSYDYTLNCKAGEYTYFYLKVELENDHLAVTAPVWVGEVEKIGISSFESDTFMPVKGEEMNLSVTIFNNETENLIIDSVEFRKGDYPIGILGESIVPQGKLMTFSIGYAPTFAGETKFEVHITGHIGTNVRKYFTSFKTTVRDGATLKTIGIDAAHQNDYVAGNYKNSITNFAEMAGTNGARVVMLRQITAQTLANVDALILTPPSRRESKIDLDGNPTKLQSYLPEELTAIKDWLVKDKVIIICGLADYSDKKITQGMDTTPYHAAYQMNLVLDIIGANTQIEDDEVLDDKNHSGDQAFRLKFKNYNMDSPYLKGVNPAQEYSFYSGCSVKIKDETKVETLVSTWDTSYTIDSDRDKLGGDKVPSQRPVLTVETLANGATVFTAGSAFMSNFEVSVQMDNATTLPYSNSNICFNIIRKIAPPQPKAISEIKMGLEGEIFTVQGIVTSNASGYDRETAFFDCIYIQDNSGGLNLFPVSGNYCAGDLIMATGKVSSYNGEVQMEVTSTELIQKEFSVPNPKKMSAEEASLKENVGWLAKVEGIVSKVTFKENLLESFVLDGKALVWLDGYITPGVDLNWIKNGMTVSVEGLTSMTANKESGERFISRIRIADRNTIKFIRGALTTPTLVIESMTKHAITIKAVPGAEYSIDKGKTWHDSNVFTDLDPNTNYICVIRMKATENENASSPSEFEIVTTKSKAGTVEVILIVSAVVVVAGGGVAVTLVVLKKKGKLKGKV
- a CDS encoding InlB B-repeat-containing protein, whose product is MKKFRLLLALVLVFALASTLVACGQIYTITFDSQGGTETIAIKVEEGKLATKPADPTKVGFTFGGWYLESTFTTLYDDWTKPVTKDITLYAKWTPIEVSYTITFNSNLGSAVENIVVKSGLTATAPANPTREGYEFDGWYTDMLFTNQYDWSTAVTADIELLAKWNKISYVITFDSQEGSNVAKLTIDYNAVATKPADPTREGHIFRGWFTDNQFTTEYNWASVVTADMKLFAKWEKATYSVTFVLNDGVINAGGVTQYVYGSTTTLPTDVTKLDSKFGGWYANEKFDGAPILTINPSDVGDKTYYAKWEENLGNLSSYIEGFENSTLLPLPGKYGSYSNRPDVKLGQFSWSISASTVNNDANDRKFGDTSARLRGSNKDETNPNKIELNTYVNGLIQITFMYGSYSGHEGGIIHVYYQVEGSQVWVELGSVTALKWADINEMSLAKFTIPVEARTQNIRFKIEKEINTTKSTSVSIDNITMNFLADAYSVVSYETNGGGYIDSALLANNAVLTKPVDPIKELHGFMGWFTDDKFTTAYDFAKPVTASMKLFAKWEAYTVQSLTLSLTNVKVKFYPTQAFEYDNLIVTAHYSNNQDVVVTNYVIKIFDSANVEVTDFLAAAAGTYTVKITFAEGETSYTITKYAEAAPIYDVTFVKYDGTTDKIVKVSQGEFASVADPVCEGKMFMGWFTDATCLTLADITTVEITAATSFYALWLDKYVQDFENASWDSFSYNNRSVADLLIWSVSGSVNRTDVKDHKIGTGALRLRSNTKDASNINRLELTNYITGVKTITFSYGSYGTHKDGDIALYYQIKGTTTWTKVGESLIVAAWDDPTGLVLAKFDVSATAGQSVRFKIEKAIFDGGSSVNIDNLTFWACGIAQLPAGTGANSSGQVDTVINTAILNDKATLMCKKCRALTTGK